The following coding sequences lie in one Haematobia irritans isolate KBUSLIRL chromosome 3, ASM5000362v1, whole genome shotgun sequence genomic window:
- the LOC142231135 gene encoding uncharacterized protein LOC142231135, with amino-acid sequence MKTFFAIFALFLVAAQAGTIDNAAINYEGMVDDILTEMGQIAKDAAVALQHSVEDIVLDPLHQVEEAVQSIEARREENHECVAAEEEKVAATVDAMHRDMGVCGVVAAKSSAQIMSDISEATQQLVFDGYDVLSTYNKCRNYKNSVLKNSCYARLTIKATLYMNNARKSIKTIRKSTSERLPAVVSDADVCTHTAAEVAVLELENIHNTIDSCIHN; translated from the coding sequence atgaaAACCTTTTTCGCTATTTTCGCCTTATTCTTGGTAGCCGCCCAGGCTGGTACCATTGACAATGCCGCCATCAACTATGAAGGCATGGTCGATGATATCTTAACCGAAATGGGCCAAATTGCCAAGGATGCCGCTGTAGCTTTGCAACATTCCGTTGAGGATAttgttttggatcctttgcatcagGTTGAGGAAGCCGTCCAAAGCATTGAAGCTCGCCGTGAAGAAAATCACGAATGCGTTGCTGCCGAAGAAGAAAAAGTTGCTGCCACCGTTGATGCCATGCACCGTGATATGGGTGTATGCGGTGTCGTTGCTGCCAAGTCCTCTGCCCAAATTATGAGCGACATCAGTGAAGCTACCCAACAATTGGTATTCGATGGCTATGATGTTCTCTCCACCTACAACAAATGCCGCAATTATAAAAATAGCGTCTTGAAGAACTCTTGCTATGCCCGTTTGACTATTAAGGCTACTTTGTACATGAACAATGCCCGCAAATCGATCAAGACCATCCGTAAGAGCACCAGTGAACGACTCCCCGCTGTTGTCTCCGATGCCGATGTTTGCACCCACACCGCTGCCGAAGTTGCTGTTTTGGAATTGGAGAATATCCATAACACCATTGATTCTTGCATCCATAATTAA